Part of the Megalopta genalis isolate 19385.01 chromosome 6, iyMegGena1_principal, whole genome shotgun sequence genome, atatatatatatatatataatatattattatagtatatattatatattattatatatatattatatacatattatatatatatatatatatatatatatatatatatatatatatatatatatattatataataatattacggatatacatattatacaacAGAGACGTGTACACGATTAAACTCGATTTTCaaagaaatattgaaatactTGTAAATTTGGGCATTTAACGTTATTTCTGTGAGAACTGATAATATTCGTCACTGACTGTAAAAGCGTCGATACAATAATGTACATGTTTCTGTCGTATCCCGGGCATCTCGCAGTTTATTCATCGAATCGATAAACTGTTCCAGTTAATGCACTTTGCGATCGAATCATCCGCTTATTTTTGATCTGCAGTTTATAGAACAGCTTGCATATACATTGAGCCATGTTCATAttttaatatgtaatgtaatatttatataggaGCGTATGTATATTATGtttcttttgtttctttttacgAATACAGACTTCGACGCGTGGCCTATTATTCCCCTATTCGTCGAATCGAACggctgaaaaaaaaaagaaaagaaaaatgttcGATACGATTTTTCGTTCATCACCCGGGAGATGCAATTCTTGTTGATCCCGTGGATCGTGCGTGACTTAAAATTTATGTGCAATCTTAAATTTAAGCATATCTCCGAACGCTTTCGAAAAGAAACAAAAAGTCAAGTTACCTTTGATGAATGAAATACTCGGGTTTTTTAATTAGACATTTTAACGATCGTTGTTGGCGGAATTCGAAGACCAGCAGCAGCATGCTTGGCTTGTTGGTGTTCAAATACTTTTCTGTTCGCGTAGATCCCATGAGAGAACATATAAGTAGGCCACGTTGCGTTGTAGCTTGTCAAAATAAAAGGAATGCGAATTGTTAAGTATTATGATAATGACGAGAAATAGGTTGAAACGCGTTGAGAGAGGTGTCTAGTGTAATATTGTAGTTATTATTcgttattacttattattttttaaatacacaACACAAGCACATTACACACAAATGCATGCCGGATGGGGTATTTTTTGTCTCATCGTCGCGGGCGTGTGGAACTGATTACACACGAAAGAAAATGCGTTTTTGTAGAAATTTGACGCAACAAAAGAAGAATACAATCTTGTAAGAGTGCGATAAGGACCactgaaaatatttattaatacatatatatataataatattatatattaatataaaatatatatataaaatttatatataaaatatattattatatatattattatatatattaatattataatatattaatatatttattaatattttgctTATCGATCGTACATTTGGTTTCGATAGAAAATGTTAGAAAACACCGAGAATAACAGAAGAAAAGAGATCGCCTAGCCCTCGAAAGTCATCCGTTGCGGTAAATTGAGATTGCAATCGTTTTTTCCTACGTTCAAAGCTAATTACAAGTCGTGCGTTTCTTGTTCGCGTCATTGACAGAAATTTCTATAAAACCGACGCATCACTATAGGCACTAATGATTGTATTTCTTCGTTTTATTCCGCCAAAGTGCGCGTGAATCATTTTGATAGTCAGCTTCCGTTaggaaatatatttatttatttaatatatatctatGTCTATATATTATATGCAGATGTATTTTTGCCGAAGCCCGAAACAAACAGTCGTGTATTCGCTGCATTAAAATATATTCTATCGTAAACAGTGTTTCCGAATCTTCGCTTGACTTTTCATTCAATAtagaatcatttgttctaacgAAAAATTTCCATCGTTCAAAAATTACCGCCGGAGCCATTCGAATGGAGATTACGCGAAGATGGCGGGATAAGATAGTTGTCCTCTGCCACGCTGCTTGGCCCTCTGGTTGTCGCTGTTGCGTACTAAATTATCCCACTAGGTAACTAGACGAAATCACCGAATATAAAATATTCAGTTAAAGGTACGTTTTCATTACGGGGAAGCCAATCCGCAGCCAATCGTTGCACACCGAAGAGAGACTTTACGATAATCAAGTTTGATTTGCTCTTACGTGGCGACAGGGTTTTCAAACGAGTTCATACCGATGAACCGACATGTACATATAATTTATCCCGGTTTTGCGAACCTATCTGGTACGATGTAAAACGTTCGTGTTCAATGGAGTACGGTAGTCCGACCGATTGTTAGAAGCGTCATTGGGAACGTTTCGATTGaaatacttatatttatatgtCAATAAAATTAGCAGAACGCGCAACACGCCTGAGAAATATCTAGCTAAAGGAAAAAGAACGTTTATTAAGTGAGTAGTTGTACGTTTCTTTTGGATAAGGGAAGACCCGCGCGTTTCCTGAGTAACCATAAATCCGACTATTATTCGAACCTttctgaataaatatttatcgcatGTAATTGACCGAATCGCTTCTTATCGTTCAAATAATTCGCGTAACCAATAACTGTTTGTTTTATACAGTAAGATTTTCTCTATATAATTCAAAGTACTTGTCACTATTTATTTGAATTGATAGTTTATTAATTGATAAAACAAAGCTTGAACCATTTATTCGGTGGATATGTAACTCGGATACAAAATTTATTGTGTAAACCGTGTAGCACGCACTAAAAGTTTTAACCGTAGCTCGTAAGTGTGAGCAATTTAGAATACAAGCTGAAAACATTGTAACAGTTTCAAGGTTTTAAAGAATTGTGCGTATACCaatattaaattttcgttatcattaaattaaacatttttttatacttttttaaaatCCAGTATGCGTGCAAGTGAGCTACTTTATTTCATAACATTaacattaattattttttagaaATGAGGAGGAAAAGCGAAAGGAACAAAGCAAAAGGGACTCCGGAAAAGGAAGTGGGGAAACCAACTAGAAAATCAACGCGTAGACGAGTGAAAAAAACACATTCTATGTCACCGGAGCCAGAAACTGTGGAGGAGACAGGGAAAAGCATCGCTAGCAAAGAGACAGACAAGAAATTAATTGCATTCACACTCCAAAGAAAACAGTTGGAAGATATGGTAGAAGACTGTAACGAAACAGTAACATCCACGGAAACCGATATCAAGATAAAATCTGAAGAACATGAAGAAGACAACGATGGTGGATCGGTTTGGAAAGTAGCAAGAGCAGACGCATCGCCTGGCGAAATACAGAAGCTGAAGTTATGCAGACAACATAACATGACAGAATCATCATCCGATAGTTCTTTGAGTAGGAAAAAATCGAACAAGTGGCAAGAAAGTGGTGAGGGAGTTGCGGAGGAGGCTGACTCGGCAGAAGAGCAACTGGTTTCTTGTACAAGAATGCTCAGTAGCACTGAACAGCCGAACGATCCCTCCTCTTCATACCCAGGTCAGGACTCCAACGAAGAGGTAAGTGATAGCAAGGAGATCCTGCCTGAAACCACTTCAGCCAACTTGTCTGACGATAAACCAAACATAGATCAGCAAGGTGAATCAAAAGAGGCAAATATCCCGATCGAAAACGCTGATAACGAACCGATTAAGTCGGATAGCACACCTGTTGTGTCGGCTCCTAGATCAAACGGCGATCGCTCATCCGAGGAGACGAACGATGCACCAAAGGAAGAAAAGTCCGTGGAAGATACCAGCGATAAGTCAGCAGAACCGTTCAACAAAGAAATAACCGTCGAAAACGTTCAGAAAGATACGAGCACCGATGAGGAAGAAGACGAGAAAGAAAAACCTCGCGAAGTAGTAAATTCTACGTCTGAATCGAACGATGAAGTTCAAAGTACGAGAAGTAACAGAACGAGCAGCAGAATATCCTGCGCCAGTCGTAGAAAGCATCGAACTAAATATCGAGACTCGTCCAATTCCGATACACCAGACTCAGAGGATGAACTTCCCATTAAAAGGGACATTGAAATTGATTCTTATATGCAAGAAGAGAAATTAGCTGCAGATGACTCGCATAAACCGAAAGATCGATCGGTATCACCAAAACCGAGGAATAATACTTTGCTAAACAATGTGGAAGCAGAAGCTGAAAATGTTGAGGAGAACAATCAGAAATCAGATAGTCTAAACGAGAAATCAGAGTATTCTGTGTCGGCAGTGGTCCAATTAGCCACTTCTAAGCCTGTGAAAGTAAATTTGAAGAGATCATTGTAAGCACAAGTTGAACAActatttcataatattataataatgcaTTATAGTAATGCATTCGTTCTCtaattttcgaaaataaattttaGCTCTGCAAGAATATTGATGGAGAAGAATGATGTGAAAAAAGAAGATACCGATGCGAGTGTAAACAACGAAACAGTTGTATCAAATAAGGTCCGTCAATTTAATGTGTATCAAGTAACTTTAATCAACCTAGAAAATTACAGTTATACAGATGTATTTGGTAAACTAATTCCATATTGTTGCTTAACAGGAGAATCTTGATAATGCCGAGGTAGAATCAAAATGCGTTCCGAGAAAACGACGATGGGGCACTGCATTGTCTACAGATACCACGCCTTCGTTTTCAATATCTACTGATTCGCTGAAGGTAATATTCTTGTTCGTTACTTATACAAATGCGTTTCTCTGGTTAATATAATTTATCTTCTAGAATATTTTACATATGTATTTTATAGGCGTTGGTGCCAGGGGCAAGGCCGCTGTCAATAAACGAAGTTCGTTTGTCCaaagacgacgacgaagacagAGATCGTTTCCGGGCCAATGAAAAGTGGTACAATACTAACGAAGGGGCGAACGATAACAAGTCAGACAGTGAAAGTGTCACGCAAAAGAACGGTACCGCGAAAAAGGGAGATGGGAAGGTCGACAATCATATaggtatttaaaataataaaatgctaataataaaatatgttgCTCGTGTGTGTTTATCGTCTGAACTTGTACTTTATTAGCAGTGCGCCGAAAAATATCAATCGTAAAGGAAACGCCGCACATAAAATCACCCAGTCCACCGGCCACGAAGCCCACTAATATACTGTTGATCAAAAATTTGGTTCGTCCTTTCACTCTGAATCAAATCAAGGAACTTCTTTCGCGTACCGGCACGATCGTTGAAAATGGTTTTTGGATGGACAGAATTAAATCCAAATGTTTTGTAGAGGTGTGTATGTCTTTAAGTCGTTGCGACATTGATACAGAGCAACCAAGAACTAATCGATGTTGTGAAATTATCCAGTATGCAAACGAAGATCAGGCGTTCGAGACACGGCAAGCTTTACACGGTGTATCTTGGCCAGTTTCGAACCCGAAGAGGCTTCACGTTGAGTATGCAACCAAAGATGACATGGAATTGGCGCGGGAATTGTCCAAAGATCAATCTATTCCAAGGAAAACTGAGACACTTGTACCGGATTCGTGGCAACAAGATTGGAATCGAGAGGAAAAAGCTAACACAAAGGTAAGTAAACTCGAGAGGCAAAAGTTCCTACTGTTTGGAGTCCAACGGTGTTAGTTGTACATTGTTTGAACGAGTCTTACACTAAACAGGTGATGGTAGTCCGAGAATGGGATCTAGGCAAAGAAGATGGGCAGCACATGAAAGAGAAGGAGCGCGAAAAGAAGGATCATGATAAAAAGAGGAGACAAAGGAGTCGGAGTCCCGCGGTGGAAGCGCATCTTCCAGCTCCGGCACGTAAATTCAAAAAGAAAGAAGATGAACCGCCGCCAGCTAAGCTTTTAGACGATCTCTTTAGGAAGACGAAAGCTACTCCTTGCATATACTGGTTACCACTTACAAACGAGCAGGTGCGTTAGAGCGTTGAACAGTCATATAATTTTATTGCCTGACTAATTAAAAATTACGTTATTACAGATCGTCGTGAAAGAGGAAATGAGAAGGCAACACATGGCAGAACACGCACGTAGATTAGAAGAGATGAGACGCGCGGAAAGAAATAACAGGGACGGCCGCCGTCGTCGCAGCCCAAGAAAATAGTTCTTTGATCGTCCAATTTCGATAAACGTACCTTTCCTTCTCTAATGCAAACACTCCGATTTTCATCAGTTCCCCGTTTTTTTAAAACGATCTCTAATCGTGGAAAGCAAGAGATcatttctctttcttttcaTAGACTATGAACACTGGTATCCTTATTGGTTATTGGTTGCATCAATTAGCGTTTTTAATATGTTGCGTTGGCGATTGTTAaatctttttctttatttttttttttttgttcaagAAATTTGATAGAGTCTGGTTTATGCTGTCAAATAtcctttatttcttttttatttcaagCCCTTAGACATTctattctctcttttttcttatCTTATAATTCTACTAGTTTCGTTGTATGAAAAACCATACAGAATCCACTGCATGATCCAGACGTGTTCCGCTTCCGGATTCCAGCTTTCCTGAATTTCAGCATTAAACTGTACTTCTTACAGGTCAACATTAACTATTCAACAGAGTGGCGTAATTATAGAATGAACACACGATAGTGTTTACATCGTCTAGGAGACACGCATCATAGCGCGGAGACCCTGGGAATCGAAGAATAAGTGAAAGCACACGAAACGAAACTGTCCGTAGAGAAATACTACGAAGCGAATATACAATATTCGTGGTCATTGAAAATACTGtctcaaaaaagaaaaaggtattaaataaaacagaaaaaaaCATCGAAGATAGGCTGGTTGTTGGAACCAACGACGAAAGCCGTCCGAGATGACGAGAATGTGGTTTATCGTTTGACACGAAGAAATCAACCTAAGTAACCACAAGAGAATTTTGTTCTCTAATCCTGGATTATTCGTTTCTGTCATCTGCTTGTAGCGTAGCCCGACTTCCTTGAGTTTGACATGTACTGCCGAATTTGGCAGTAAAATGTAAAGTTCTGATGTTTCTCGGTGAAATCGCACAACCGAAAACACGTTTGTACATAAAGTATAATTCGATATTCCATAATGTGACATGTAAAATTATCAATAAATGTAAAACACTTTAGGATATATGCAAAACTATATATTTGCCGCTTACTTTTTACGATATCACGTTTGGAAAATTTGTTACTTCATCCTTGAATATGacgaaaaaaatatatatacatgctttatacGGAACAACGACAACTGATTCGTTACGTTCATCTTATCGTTGTATGTGATCCAGGACACACTATTGCATAAATGTAACTCGCAGGCACTGTCAACCAAGAAAATGCGCGACTGACAAGTTGGAACCAAGTTTGTTGGCAAGGTCACAAGTGAAGAGAATGTGGATGTAAACTTACTCGAtctttatttatattaacattattaatgCTAACGTTGTAATTGCTTTAATTTACAAAATTCACGAATTACAAGATGTGTGCATGTCAgctattaattaaaaaatatttcagtCACAACTACTATTGGTAGAAAAAGAACCAAAATTTTCAAGTTCGCCATTGGAATTAATGATCAGTTTGTACACTATGTATCTTTCTGCTATTAAACTAAACTTCCCGACGTTACTTTCGAGAGATACTTTTCCatgtttcaaataaaacttgGTAACATAATGTACAAGGTTTAATACTTTTTTCGCAAGTATCACGcgagaaaatacatttttttacacCTACAAGCTTAGTCGgaacaagaaaaaaaaatcaaacTGTACTAAGCTATACGAAATGTATCCTTTGTGGTCTATCgcactttttttttttgatgCGATCGATATTCTCAAAAGAATGTACCTTCGAAGAGGAATTTCTTAGCGCTTGTAAATGATTGTTCCGGTATATCACGTTACATTCAGTTTACAAAATAACACCAAAGTGTTAGACTACAAAGGATCCTTTATCATAAACTTGGTAGAAAATGCGTATATACGTTACAATTATAATTTACGATCCAGAAGTTTATGAAATACTTGGCAAATTGAATATACGACAAAAAATGTTTTGTTATTTACATTGTAGACTGGTGGTTTTAATTACGCGCTTACGATATAGAGTACTCTATCGATTAGATGTTACACCTGGATTACATAATTCGTTTGTAACATGTATAAACGTATCTTTGTAACGTCGATACGTCTGCTACATTATCAAAAAGACTCGTATCAGAGAATAATTCAACCGTGATTGCATTGATCAATTCGCGTCATTCTCAGGcaacaaaacaaatgattaatgaCCTGATTCGAGATTTTTATACACATGTTTCGATATGATAACAAATTAATCATTTGCCATATTACATTGTCTTACAGGTTTTTAGAATATTCATAAATTAGAATAAGCTTCTGTACAAATGCCTGTCACATCGTCGCTTCATAATATTTTATAGAAACCTGTAAGAGAGAGTAAACAGTGCCGATAAAAATTCGGAAACGCAGATTAAATTATTGGTTCCTTCTTTTTGAAGTAATACTCTCTAGCGTAAAAAGAGCTCGTACAATCATCCACATCAGTTGTTACTTACTCATACCACATTCACTTTATTTCAATAAGTATCATTCGCTGATACATTAATCGACCTTGACAACGCTGTAAATTTTGCGCACgaaccaaaagcaggcgaagaAACCGATTGAACctgttcaataaataaatatgtggtaacattttgttattaaaattggaatttatattaataaggACAAACGTTTTACCTGTCAACAGGAAGAATAAGAAAACCATAATACAAGTATAGCCAAAATAGAGGAACGTAGACGTAGCATCTTCGATGTCCAATTTAGTCATGAAGAAATGTATACAGtaaactaataaataaaaagcGGTAAAGCCCGATGTCAAGAAACTGCGCCACCACCAGTGGTAATCCTGAGAAAAAAGTAATTTACGTTCATTATATgtcgaaaatattatttttcattgcTGTCTCAAACAGTGATTGATTCCATTACCTCCGCGCAAAGATGGAAATAGCAAAGTAAAATCGTCGTTTCTGAGCATGTGATAACGAGAATAAGAAATACCAAGAAAAGAAATCCAAACATATAATATACTTGGCTCGacctaaaaaaaaagatttatctATATagatacattaaaaaaatgccAAACATCGCGATgacgtttttttctttttttttgtgttaACTAAGGATCGaaaaacatttattatttagattattTGCAATTTTTTAAGTAGATTCATACGACATTATTTTTCAGTATCACCGACCGTCTAAGTAAATGATGGAATACATACTTACCACAAGGAATTAAGTATAAagaataattgtataaatatacacCCAAATGGTAGTACTCCTCCCATTATAACACCGGGTATTGGTTGTGTATAAAAACTTTGTTCTGGTATTTGTCTGGGAATCTGATTGGTCCTTACGGGATGCTCTAAAGACTGAAATGTAATTCAGATATGAGACAAATGTTGTCCAACGTAGAAACTAGAACATTTATAGCtttttgaagaaaaataattcaattacTCTTTTTCTAAAGCCAAAATAACCACCGATGAATGTCAATGGTAACGACACTCCGAACCAAAGAGCCAAAAGAGCGATAAGAGTACTGAATGGTACAGCGGCTGAACTTCCATTTGCCCAGAAAATCAAGTTCATTACAAAGAATAAACTGAATACAATTCTGTAAAagagaaacaaatatttcgatAATATAGGAACAAATCTTAAGTTATCCACCCTATCAGTTCAATGTATTTTATTACCCAGGACTCAGCATGGATGTAAGTAATATGTTTGATTTCCATTTCTCCCCACCGAAGCTCTTATATATTCTGGTGGACACGTAACCGGCAATGATACCGAGGCAAACGTACAAAACCATAGCACAAGTCATTAATGCTCCTCTGTTAGCCGGGGACAAGAATCCCAAGCAAGCAAAC contains:
- the Acn gene encoding apoptotic chromatin condensation inducer acinus isoform X1; protein product: MRRKSERNKAKGTPEKEVGKPTRKSTRRRVKKTHSMSPEPETVEETGKSIASKETDKKLIAFTLQRKQLEDMVEDCNETVTSTETDIKIKSEEHEEDNDGGSVWKVARADASPGEIQKLKLCRQHNMTESSSDSSLSRKKSNKWQESGEGVAEEADSAEEQLVSCTRMLSSTEQPNDPSSSYPGQDSNEEVSDSKEILPETTSANLSDDKPNIDQQGESKEANIPIENADNEPIKSDSTPVVSAPRSNGDRSSEETNDAPKEEKSVEDTSDKSAEPFNKEITVENVQKDTSTDEEEDEKEKPREVVNSTSESNDEVQSTRSNRTSSRISCASRRKHRTKYRDSSNSDTPDSEDELPIKRDIEIDSYMQEEKLAADDSHKPKDRSVSPKPRNNTLLNNVEAEAENVEENNQKSDSLNEKSEYSVSAVVQLATSKPVKVNLKRSFSARILMEKNDVKKEDTDASVNNETVVSNKENLDNAEVESKCVPRKRRWGTALSTDTTPSFSISTDSLKALVPGARPLSINEVRLSKDDDEDRDRFRANEKWYNTNEGANDNKSDSESVTQKNGTAKKGDGKVDNHIAVRRKISIVKETPHIKSPSPPATKPTNILLIKNLVRPFTLNQIKELLSRTGTIVENGFWMDRIKSKCFVEYANEDQAFETRQALHGVSWPVSNPKRLHVEYATKDDMELARELSKDQSIPRKTETLVPDSWQQDWNREEKANTKVMVVREWDLGKEDGQHMKEKEREKKDHDKKRRQRSRSPAVEAHLPAPARKFKKKEDEPPPAKLLDDLFRKTKATPCIYWLPLTNEQIVVKEEMRRQHMAEHARRLEEMRRAERNNRDGRRRRSPRK
- the Acn gene encoding apoptotic chromatin condensation inducer acinus isoform X2, giving the protein MRRKSERNKAKGTPEKEVGKPTRKSTRRRVKKTHSMSPEPETVEETGKSIASKETDKKLIAFTLQRKQLEDMVEDCNETVTSTETDIKIKSEEHEEDNDGGSVWKVARADASPGEIQKLKLCRQHNMTESSSDSSLSRKKSNKWQESGEGVAEEADSAEEQLVSCTRMLSSTEQPNDPSSSYPGQDSNEEVSDSKEILPETTSANLSDDKPNIDQQGESKEANIPIENADNEPIKSDSTPVVSAPRSNGDRSSEETNDAPKEEKSVEDTSDKSAEPFNKEITVENVQKDTSTDEEEDEKEKPREVVNSTSESNDEVQSTRSNRTSSRISCASRRKHRTKYRDSSNSDTPDSEDELPIKRDIEIDSYMQEEKLAADDSHKPKDRSVSPKPRNNTLLNNVEAEAENVEENNQKSDSLNEKSEYSVSAVVQLATSKPVKVNLKRSFSARILMEKNDVKKEDTDASVNNETVVSNKENLDNAEVESKCVPRKRRWGTALSTDTTPSFSISTDSLKALVPGARPLSINEVRLSKDDDEDRDRFRANEKWYNTNEGANDNKSDSESVTQKNGTAKKGDGKVDNHIVRRKISIVKETPHIKSPSPPATKPTNILLIKNLVRPFTLNQIKELLSRTGTIVENGFWMDRIKSKCFVEYANEDQAFETRQALHGVSWPVSNPKRLHVEYATKDDMELARELSKDQSIPRKTETLVPDSWQQDWNREEKANTKVMVVREWDLGKEDGQHMKEKEREKKDHDKKRRQRSRSPAVEAHLPAPARKFKKKEDEPPPAKLLDDLFRKTKATPCIYWLPLTNEQIVVKEEMRRQHMAEHARRLEEMRRAERNNRDGRRRRSPRK